The genomic interval ACAGGGGTGCCGCTACGCCTCGTCGTGGTGGATGACGAGGCACTGATGCGGTCGGGCCTGCGGATGATCCTCTCGGCCGCGCCGGGCATCGAGGTCGTGGCCGCCTGCGACGGCCCCGAGGCGGTCGCCGCCGTGGTCCGGCACAGGCCCGACATCGTGCTGCTGGACATCCGGATGCCCGGCGGTCACCGGCACGACGGCCGAGGGCGGCGACGCATGACGCACGCGGCCGTACCCGGGCCGGCAGAACCGGATCGGAGAGTCGTGAGCGACGTGGTGAGCGCGATCCGGTGATCGGTACGCCGGCTCCGGATCCCCGAGACTTCTCCGATACCTGGAGAGAGCGGATGAACGTCGATCCGCCCCGGTCCGGAGCCGGCGGCGGGCGCCTCAGTCATTCCCGCTCGCCCTGAGGGCTTCGGGCCTGTTCCCGGCCGGTGCTGCGACACCTGTTGCCGGGCCGGCTTTCTCCGTCGCGCCCGTTCCCTCGGCCGCGGGCCCGGATCTGACGAGAACCTCGCGGTCCAGGCGCAGGTTCCGTACGCCTGGGACCGCGGCCGTGCCCACGCAGGCCACCGCGACCAGGACCGCGGCGACCGCGAAGGGCACCCGCTCGCCCCACAGGGACAGCGCGACCGGAGCGAGGATCACGCCGAGCGGCTGCGCGGCCAGCGACACCAGCCAGTCGTAGGAGCTGACCCGGGCGAGCACGCCCTGCGGGACGAGCGTCTGGACGACGGTGTCCCAGGTGGGGTTGAGGAAGCCGAGTGCGGCGAGGGCGATGCCGTAGCCGGTCACCAGCAGCGGCAGCGGGGCTCCGGCGGCGAACAGGGCGAGCGGCAGCGCGTAGCCGGCCAGGGCGATGTTGCCGACGAGCACGGGCCGCTTCGGGCGGGCCCTGACCGACAGGAGCGAGCCGGCGAGGAGACCGACGCCGCCGGCCTGGGTGACCGCGACCCAGGCGCCCTCGCCGCCGAGCCGCCGCACGGCGATGAGCGGGCCGAGCGTGAGGAGGATGTTGGCGACGAAGTTCCACACGGCGTGCGCGATCAGGCTGGTCCAGAACCAGTCCCTGGCCCGCACCTCGGCGAACCCCTCGGTCAGGTCGGCCCGGATCGAGGTGCGCGCCCGGGGTGCGCGGGCGGCCCCGGGCAAGCGGACCGCCAGCATCAGGGCGGCGCTGACGCCGAAGGCGGTCGCGTCGACCACGAAGACCCAGCCGTGGCCGACGGTGAGGATCAGGATGCCGGCCAGGGCGGGACCGGCCAGCAGGGAGACGCTCTTGGCCACGCTCATCAGGGAGTTGGCCTTGATCCGTTGCTCCCCGGCGGCGGGCACGACCTTGGTGACCAGGGGCGAGAGGTTGGCCAGGCCGACCGCCGACGCCGCCC from Streptomyces albireticuli carries:
- a CDS encoding MFS transporter; this translates as MTHPLRLRNFRLLFLSRTMSTLSDALVPTALSLAVVQVTGSATLLAVVLGCALGTRLVLLPVAGAVADRFDTRLVALAADLTRMVTQAVVAVELLGDDPGVTHIAIAQAVAGAASAVGLANLSPLVTKVVPAAGEQRIKANSLMSVAKSVSLLAGPALAGILILTVGHGWVFVVDATAFGVSAALMLAVRLPGAARAPRARTSIRADLTEGFAEVRARDWFWTSLIAHAVWNFVANILLTLGPLIAVRRLGGEGAWVAVTQAGGVGLLAGSLLSVRARPKRPVLVGNIALAGYALPLALFAAGAPLPLLVTGYGIALAALGFLNPTWDTVVQTLVPQGVLARVSSYDWLVSLAAQPLGVILAPVALSLWGERVPFAVAAVLVAVACVGTAAVPGVRNLRLDREVLVRSGPAAEGTGATEKAGPATGVAAPAGNRPEALRASGND
- a CDS encoding response regulator transcription factor encodes the protein MTDRTGVPLRLVVVDDEALMRSGLRMILSAAPGIEVVAACDGPEAVAAVVRHRPDIVLLDIRMPGGHRHDGRGRRRMTHAAVPGPAEPDRRVVSDVVSAIR